The Brevibacillus humidisoli DNA segment AAGCAAAGAGTATTTCTCTAGACTTTGATTTTGCCAGCGTACTTTGAGCATGTAAGGAAGTAGGGAAAGATGATAAGGCAACTGCTGATGTGAGTAAACCTGCTAATACCAACCGACTAAAGATAGGAAATTTGTGATTCATTTGACTTATACCTCCTTTTTTTATATAATATAATCTTAGAGCCAGGATTAGTAAACCCTAAAAATGTATTTGGAGGAAATTTTTATGAATCGTAATTTCGATTACTTAATTACCGTTATATGTAATATAATTATTGCGATAAGTTTGGTTTATGGCGTAGTAAAAATAGATGAAATTGTTGATATTTTACGTGTGATTGCTGAAATGGTGGGTAATAAAGGGTAATGTAAGTAGATGTACAATACACGTAATTAGGACAGATGTTCAGTTACGCAGTGGTTCATTTTGTAGCATCATCTTAAAGGATTGCTAGTGTTCCTAGGGAGTATCCTATTTTGTGGCGAAGATCATCACAGGTGGTCATAATCATGTGTGTTTTCCGGAGGGGAACCAGTTGGTTCGCATCTCCCGTAAGAGGGCTGATTCAGTCCAGGTTCGTCGAGCCTTGGTTTTACCTATCAGAAAATATAGGTGCAGGAAATCTCCTAACTGTATCATCTGTCGAAAGAACATATATACTGACCCCATAAGACCCCAGACAACATGTAAGTTATAATCAAGGAAGGGTCGAAAGGGGTCTTTGTTATGTCGAGAAGAAAATGGACAGCCGAAGAAAAAATGAATATCGTCCTGGAGGGAATGGCTCCTGGCGCAAACATCTCCGAGGTATGCCGCAACCACGGCATTGCCCAAACCCTTTATTATCGTTGGCGTGAAGCATTCCTCCAAGCGGGGCTTTCTGGCCTTTCCGCGGGTCCTTCTACCCGTGAGCAACAGTTGGAGAAAGAGCTTGAGGAGGCAAAGAAACTGCTGGGCGATCAAGCCATGCAGATCGAGATCCTCCGAAAAAAGACGAACTGGGGTCGGAAGTAGGAAGTCGTCAGTTGGTTCAGGCTCTCCATCGTGAAGGGCATCCGATCCCGCGCATTGCTTCTGCCCTTCAACTGAATCGAACGTATTGCTACGCTCTGCTCAAGCCCTTGCGGACACAAAAGCGCCAACGTCCTGATGAAGCCGAAATCAAAGCCGAGATACGCCAGTTGTGCACAGAGCACCCGACCAACGGCTATCGTCGCATCCGGGTGTGGATGAAGAAAAAATACCAGCGTGTCATCAATCATAAGCGTGTCTACCGGATCATGAAAGAACGGAATCTGTTGGTCGCCACCAAGGCATACGCCGCACGGCGTAAAAAAGAGAAAGGTAAGATCCCCGTCGAACGGTCCAACCAA contains these protein-coding regions:
- a CDS encoding transposase — encoded protein: MSRRKWTAEEKMNIVLEGMAPGANISEVCRNHGIAQTLYYRWREAFLQAGLSGLSAGPSTREQQLEKELEEAKKLLGDQAMQIEILRKKTNWGRK